From the Malus domestica chromosome 17, GDT2T_hap1 genome, one window contains:
- the LOC103442190 gene encoding early nodulin-20-like, producing the protein MGRQVIVLALVFVAITGVLAQEPITSPPAPSPASSPDATTSPSPSSSSAPSPSGEDASTPASAPSPANDVSSAPSPDSGDAAAPGTKATDETLEIAAAPEGGAAAEGPSDAEEDYPTDDLSRLIKN; encoded by the coding sequence ATGGGACGTCAAGTCATTGTTCTTGCCCTAGTATTTGTAGCCATTACTGGTGTTTTAGCACAAGAGCCAATCACGTCACCACCCGCCCCCTCCCCGGCCTCCTCCCCTGACGCCACCACCTCACCATCACCTTCCAGCTCATCAGCTCCTTCTCCCAGTGGTGAAGACGCCAGCACTCCGGCCTCAGCCCCAAGCCCCGCTAACGATGTATCATCCGCTCCTTCTCCCGACAGTGGCGACGCAGCTGCTCCGGGGACCAAGGCCACCGATGAGACGCTTGAGATCGCGGCTGCCCCAGAAGGCGGGGCCGCAGCTGAGGGACCCTCGGACGCTGAGGAGGATTATCCCACTGATGATCTCTCAAGGCTCATAAAAAACTGA
- the LOC103404247 gene encoding glycerol-3-phosphate dehydrogenase [NAD(+)], whose amino-acid sequence MAPELQQEEDYTTGPEAAHKIRVTVVGSGNWGSVAAKLIASNTLKLSSFHDEVRMWVFEETLPSGEKLTDAINRNNENVKYLPGIKLGKNVVADPDLENAVNGANMLVFVTPHQFMEGICRRLVGKVKADVEAISLIKEMEVKIEGPCMISTLISQQLGINCCVLMGANIANEIAVEKFSEATVGYRENKEIAQKWVQLFSTSYFMVTPIQDVEGVELCGTLKNVVAIAAGFVDGLEMGNNTKAAIMRIGLKEMQAFSKMLFSSVKDTTFLESCGVADLITTCMGGRNRKVAEAFARSGGKRSFDELEAEMLQGQKLQGVSTAKEVYEVLSHCGWLDFFPLFATVHEICIGTLPPSAIVEHSERTPKI is encoded by the exons ATGGCTCCAGAACTCCAACAGGAGGAAGATTACACTACTGGCCCTGAAGCTGCTCATAAAATCAGAGTCACCGTCGTCGGCAGTGGCAACTGGGGTAGTGTTGCCGCCAAACTCATTGCCTCCAACACCCTCAAGCTCTCTTCTTTCCACG ATGAAGTGAGAATGTGGGTGTTTGAGGAAACATTACCAAGTGGTGAGAAGCTCACAGATGCCATCAACCGCAACAAT GAAAATGTGAAATACCTGCCCGGCATTAAGCTGGGGAAAAATGTTGTTGCAGATCCAGACCTTGAGAATGCAG TGAACGGTGCGAACATGTTGGTGTTTGTTACTCCACATCAATTTATGGAGGGTATATGCAGGAGGCTTGTTGGGAAGGTAAAAGCGGATGTGGAGGCAATTTCCCTCATCAAAGAAATGGAGGTCAAGATAGAAGGCCCGTGCATGATCTCGACACTCATCTCACAGCAGTTGGGTATTAATTGTTGTGTTCTGATGGGAGCAAACATAGCTAATGAG ATTGCTGTGGAGAAATTTAGTGAAGCCACAGTTGGATACAGAGAGAACAAAGAGATTGCACAGAAATGGGTTCAGCTCTTTAGTACTTCCTACTTCATGGTCACACCT ATCCAAGATGTGGAAGGGGTAGAACTATGTGGAACCCTGAAAAATGTTGTGGCCATAGCAGCAGGTTTTGTGGATGGGTTGGAGATGGGAAATAACACAAAG GCTGCAATTATGAGAATCGGTCTAAAAGAGATGCAGGCATTTTCCAAGATGTTATTTTCATCTGTCAAGGACACCACCTTCCTTGAAAGCTGTGGTGTCGCTGATCTCATCACAACATGCA TGGGAGGAAGAAACAGGAAAGTTGCGGAAGCTTTTGCAAGGAGTGGAGGGAAAAG ATCGTTTGATGAGCTTGAAGCAGAAATGCTGCAGGGTCAAAAATTACAG GGTGTCTCAACAGCAAAAGAGGTTTACGAGGTTTTAAGCCACTGCGGGTGGCTAGATTTCTTCCCACTTTTTGCAACAGTTCATGAGATCTGCATTGGCACTCTTCCTCCATCAGCCATAGTTGAACATAGTGAGCGCACGCCTAAAATCTAG